A stretch of DNA from Noviherbaspirillum sedimenti:
ACGCTGCAGCCGGACTGGCGTGATCTGCCGCCCGACCGTTACTTGAAGGATGGCGGACGCTACCGGCGCAGGCGCCATGCCAGCTTCGTGGTGGAGGGCAGGGACGTGCGGCAGGCGCCGCATCGCGCGCACTGGCAGCCCACCGACTACAATGCCTTGCACGGCGGCATGCATCGCATGTTCGAGCCGATGCTACCCGCCACCGTGGCACTGCCGGTCTGGCCCAGGCTGCTGCAGTCTCTGGGGGCACTCTGCTCGGAACTCAAGGGCGAGCAGCCCTGGTATGTGGAAGCGCACCAGTTCCGCATCGACACCACCGACGGCATCGGCCGGCCGACACCGGAAGGCGCGCACCGCGACGGCGTCGATTTCGTCGCCATCCTGTTCATCGGACGCGCCGACATCAAGGGCGGCGAGAGTCGTGTGTTCGACGCCGCGGGGCCGATGGGCCAGCGATTCACGCTGAGTCAGCCTTGGACCCTGCTGATGCTGGACGACGAGCGGGTCATCCACGAAACGACGCCGATGCAGCCGACCGATGGCGCTGGCTATCGCGATACGCTGGTACTGACTTTCAGGGCAGGCGGGTTCCTCGACGAAGCTTGATGGTCTTCGGCCCGCCTGATCCGGACGCGCTTCAATAGCCTGCGGTGAATCGGTGCCGCGCGTGCGCCGGCTTTTCCAGTTCATCAATCATCGCCACCGCAAAGTCTTCCACCGAGATCGTACTTTCGCCCTTGTCATTGACCAGCAACTGGTCGGTGCCGAGACGGAACTTGCCGGTGCGCTGGCCGGGCGCGATCATCGCCGAAGGGCTCAGCATGGTCCAGTTCAGCGTGGCGTCCTGTTTCAGCAGGTGCAGCGCATCTAGTGCGCCCTGCGCGGTGCCCTTCCATTGCGCCGGAAATTCCGGCGTGTCGATCACCAGCAGGCCGGGTGCCGCTTCCAGGCTGCCGGCGCCGCCGACGACGAGAAGGCGCGTCACGCCCGCACGTTTGGTGGCGTCGATGATGGCGTGCATGCCCTGCATGTAATATTCATAAACATTGCTTTGCGCGTGGCCGCTGAAGGCGCTGATGGCGGCATCATGTCCTGTCAGTTGCTCAGCCAGCTTTGCGCTATCCAGCACGTCGGTGCCAAGAGCGGTCAGATGGGCGGCGGCGGCCAGCTTTTCCGGGTGGCCTACCAGCGCGGTAACTTCGTGCCCGCGCGCCAGTGCTTCCTTCAGGATTGCTGAGCCAATAAAGCCGGTGGCGCCGATCAGTGCGATTTTCATGTTCTTGCTCCTGGTATTTAAGTAATGGACACCATCATCGCAGTAAAGATTGATTCGATAAATAATCAAGACGATAATTCATTGTTTTCAATTTCTAAACAATGAGGTGTGCATGGCCTTGCCCGGACAACTCGATCTGAATGCCTTGCGGATATTCGATGCAGTGGTCGATGCAGGCAGCTTTACGGCAGCCGCCGATCGGCTCGGCATGGCCAAGGCGAAAGTGAGCATCCAGGTGGCACGCCTTGAAACCTTGTTGGGCGAGGCACTGTTTGCCCGCACGACGCGCCGCGTCACCTTGACCGATACCGGACGCGCCTTGCATGCTGAATGCCACCCCTTGTTGCAAGGGATCGAGGAAGCGGTTGACCGGGTCGGCGCCAGCACCACCGAACTGTCAGGAACATTGCGTTTGAGTACCTCGGTGGATCATGCGGTGCAGTCGCTGGCGGGCGCGGTTGCACAATTCGCCGGACTGCAT
This window harbors:
- a CDS encoding 2OG-Fe dioxygenase family protein; this translates as MSTVELAPPFTAPDQLVEALHKQGYAVLSPEALAGFVHASFAELETLQPDWRDLPPDRYLKDGGRYRRRRHASFVVEGRDVRQAPHRAHWQPTDYNALHGGMHRMFEPMLPATVALPVWPRLLQSLGALCSELKGEQPWYVEAHQFRIDTTDGIGRPTPEGAHRDGVDFVAILFIGRADIKGGESRVFDAAGPMGQRFTLSQPWTLLMLDDERVIHETTPMQPTDGAGYRDTLVLTFRAGGFLDEA
- a CDS encoding NAD(P)-dependent oxidoreductase → MKIALIGATGFIGSAILKEALARGHEVTALVGHPEKLAAAAHLTALGTDVLDSAKLAEQLTGHDAAISAFSGHAQSNVYEYYMQGMHAIIDATKRAGVTRLLVVGGAGSLEAAPGLLVIDTPEFPAQWKGTAQGALDALHLLKQDATLNWTMLSPSAMIAPGQRTGKFRLGTDQLLVNDKGESTISVEDFAVAMIDELEKPAHARHRFTAGY